One genomic segment of uncultured Ilyobacter sp. includes these proteins:
- a CDS encoding formate--tetrahydrofolate ligase has protein sequence MKSDIQIAQEAKLLKISEVAKTIGLTEDDYEQYGKYKAKVDPGLLKKLENKQDGKLILVTAITPTPAGEGKSTVSVGLTQALNRIGKKSIAALREPSLGPVFGIKGGATGGGHSQVIPMEDINLHFTGDIHAIGVAHNLISACIDNHLKFGNTLNIDITKITWKRAMDMNDRALRNIVIGLGGTANGIPREDSFQITVASEIMAAMCLADSIADLKEKIGEMVFAYDTAGAPLKVKDLNIQGAVAALMKEAIKPNLVQTLENTPVFIHGGPFANIAHGCNSLLATKLALKLSDYAVTEAGFAADLGAEKFLDIKCRKGGLTPNCVVIVATVRALKHHGGAKDLSLEDLDALQKGLSNLEKHIENMKKFNLPVVVAMNRFITDTESEFDLIRKVCADHNVPVADCDVWANGGAGGEELAKLVVVEIEKGVDNYTPLYSLESSPEDKIEKIAKEIYGADGVVFSPKAKKTIKTIVENGYGELPICISKTQKSISDNPALLGRPENFTVTVNEIRLSAGAGFIVVMAGNIIDMPGLPKKPSAELIDIDENGKITGLF, from the coding sequence ATGAAAAGTGATATTCAAATTGCTCAAGAAGCCAAGTTATTAAAAATCAGCGAAGTCGCAAAAACAATCGGTCTAACTGAAGATGATTACGAGCAGTACGGAAAATATAAGGCAAAGGTAGACCCGGGACTTTTGAAAAAATTGGAAAACAAGCAAGATGGAAAACTTATACTGGTTACGGCCATTACTCCTACTCCTGCAGGAGAGGGAAAGTCAACTGTTTCAGTAGGTCTTACTCAGGCCCTAAACAGAATCGGGAAAAAATCCATAGCCGCCCTTAGAGAACCATCTCTAGGACCTGTATTTGGAATAAAGGGTGGAGCCACAGGGGGAGGTCATTCCCAGGTTATACCTATGGAGGACATCAACCTTCATTTTACAGGAGATATTCATGCTATAGGGGTTGCACACAACCTTATCTCTGCATGTATAGATAACCATTTGAAATTTGGAAACACTCTTAATATAGATATCACAAAAATTACATGGAAAAGAGCCATGGATATGAATGACAGGGCTCTAAGAAATATCGTCATCGGGCTAGGTGGAACTGCAAATGGAATTCCTAGAGAGGATTCTTTCCAGATCACGGTAGCATCTGAAATAATGGCTGCTATGTGTCTAGCTGACTCTATAGCCGATCTAAAGGAAAAAATCGGAGAAATGGTCTTTGCTTATGATACTGCAGGAGCACCTCTGAAAGTGAAGGACCTTAATATTCAGGGAGCCGTTGCTGCTCTTATGAAAGAAGCCATAAAGCCTAACCTTGTACAGACTTTAGAAAATACTCCTGTATTTATACACGGAGGACCTTTTGCTAATATAGCTCATGGATGCAACTCACTACTTGCTACGAAATTAGCTCTTAAACTTTCTGACTATGCCGTGACAGAAGCAGGTTTTGCAGCTGACCTTGGGGCAGAAAAATTCCTTGATATAAAATGCAGAAAGGGTGGGCTTACACCTAACTGTGTAGTAATAGTTGCCACTGTAAGAGCACTGAAGCATCACGGTGGGGCAAAAGACTTATCCCTTGAGGATCTTGATGCACTTCAAAAAGGACTTTCAAACCTTGAAAAGCATATAGAAAACATGAAAAAATTCAATCTTCCGGTTGTAGTAGCTATGAACAGATTCATCACTGATACAGAGAGCGAGTTTGACCTCATAAGAAAAGTCTGCGCAGATCACAATGTACCTGTAGCCGACTGTGATGTATGGGCAAATGGCGGTGCAGGAGGAGAAGAACTAGCAAAGCTTGTTGTCGTAGAAATAGAAAAAGGTGTGGACAACTACACCCCTCTATACTCTCTAGAGAGCTCTCCAGAAGATAAGATAGAGAAAATAGCAAAGGAGATCTACGGAGCCGACGGTGTTGTTTTCTCCCCTAAAGCGAAGAAGACAATAAAAACCATAGTGGAAAACGGGTACGGTGAACTCCCTATCTGTATATCCAAAACTCAGAAGTCTATCTCTGACAATCCGGCCCTTCTTGGAAGACCGGAAAACTTTACAGTTACTGTGAATGAAATAAGACTCTCAGCAGGTGCAGGATTTATAGTTGTCATGGCAGGAAACATAATCGACATGCCTGGTCTGCCTAAGAAACCTTCTGCTGAACTCATTGATATAGATGAAAACGGAAAAATAACAGGACTATTTTAA
- the carB gene encoding carbamoyl-phosphate synthase large subunit, producing MLDKSIKKTLVIGSGPIVIGQAAEFDYSGTQACEALKQEGIEVVLINSNPATIMTDRAVADRIYIEPITLEFVEKVIEKERPDSILAGMGGQTALNIAVELYDNGILDKYNVKVIGTPIDSIKRGEDRDLFRDAMKKIGEPTIESKIVENLKDGLEFAAQIGYPLVVRPAYTLGGSGGGIANNPQELEDILLKGLKLSRVGQVLVEKSILGWKEVEYEVIRDQNGNCITVCNMENIDPVGIHTGDSIVVAPSQTLSDKEYQMLRTSSIKIINEIGVIGGCNVQFALNAKSFQYAIIEINPRVSRSSALASKATGYPIARVATKLSLGYTLDEVKNEVTGQTYACFEPALDYCVVKIPKWPFDKFKKADRKLGTKMMATGEIMAIGNNFEAAFLKGIRSLEIGQYNMEHPVTKKMSIKELKDAVMRPDDERIFVAAEMLRRGYVKSKLQKITGMDKFFMEKIEWIVKQEELLKRMTLKDMDMYTLRNLKKKGFSDRGIAALMNVSESDIIAKRKELDIKPVYKMVDTCAAEFDAVSSYYYSTYDIHDEVTVSNKRKILVVGSGPIRIGQGIEFDYCTVHSIKALQKMGIETIIINNNPETVSTDFSTADKLYFEPLITEDVMNIVEKEQPEGVVLQFGGQTAIKLANDLAAAGVKIIGTSADKIDEAEDRERFEAMMEKLDIKRPKGKAVWTIEPGIEIANSVGYPVLVRPSYVLGGQGMEICHDEYNLVKYLEASFDRDPENPVLIDKYLNGIEIEIDAICDGDNVLIPGIMEHLERAGVHSGDSITVYPSKNLYEGTEVKILDYAKKIAKELEINGMMNIQFIAFENEIYVIEVNPRSSRTVPYISKVTGVPMIELATKVMLGEKLADMEYGTGIYKKPKVYAVKVPVFSTEKLGNVEVSLGPEMKSTGEVLGVSESLDEAIYKGLVGGYRLSQIKDKNVLVTIRDKDKDEFLPLAKRLIGQGCKLFSTLGTQKFLEKHGITAEKVNKISEENPNILDKLKNREIDLLINTATKANDAMRDGFRIRRTAIEYGVEVLTSLDTLNAILNIMEKNIHLNKDLKVYDISKI from the coding sequence ATGTTAGATAAATCAATAAAGAAAACCCTTGTAATCGGATCGGGGCCTATAGTGATAGGTCAGGCTGCTGAGTTTGATTATTCAGGAACCCAGGCTTGTGAGGCACTAAAGCAGGAGGGTATAGAGGTCGTGCTTATAAATTCAAACCCAGCGACTATAATGACAGACAGGGCAGTGGCAGACAGGATCTATATAGAGCCGATAACCCTTGAATTTGTAGAAAAAGTAATAGAAAAAGAAAGACCGGACTCTATTCTAGCTGGTATGGGGGGACAGACTGCACTTAATATAGCAGTCGAACTTTACGACAATGGAATTTTAGATAAATACAACGTAAAGGTAATAGGAACTCCAATTGATTCAATTAAAAGAGGAGAGGACAGAGACCTATTTAGAGATGCAATGAAGAAAATAGGTGAGCCCACTATCGAGAGTAAGATAGTAGAAAACCTGAAAGATGGTCTTGAGTTTGCAGCTCAGATAGGTTATCCACTTGTAGTCAGGCCAGCATACACTCTAGGCGGATCAGGAGGAGGAATAGCCAATAACCCCCAGGAGCTAGAAGATATACTTCTGAAGGGTCTTAAGCTTTCAAGAGTAGGTCAGGTTCTAGTTGAAAAATCTATCCTAGGATGGAAAGAGGTAGAGTATGAAGTAATCAGAGACCAGAATGGAAACTGTATTACAGTATGTAACATGGAAAACATCGACCCTGTAGGAATACATACAGGAGATTCTATAGTTGTGGCCCCTTCTCAGACGCTTTCTGATAAGGAATATCAAATGCTTAGAACTTCATCTATAAAAATCATAAATGAGATTGGTGTAATAGGTGGGTGCAACGTTCAGTTTGCCCTAAATGCAAAGTCTTTTCAGTATGCTATCATAGAGATCAATCCGAGGGTTTCGAGGTCTTCAGCCCTTGCATCAAAGGCTACAGGGTACCCAATAGCAAGAGTGGCAACAAAACTTTCTCTAGGTTATACCCTAGATGAGGTAAAAAATGAGGTTACAGGCCAAACTTATGCATGTTTTGAACCTGCCCTCGACTACTGTGTAGTAAAAATACCTAAGTGGCCTTTTGATAAGTTTAAAAAAGCTGACAGAAAATTGGGGACTAAGATGATGGCGACAGGAGAGATTATGGCCATCGGAAACAATTTTGAGGCAGCATTCCTAAAGGGAATAAGATCCCTTGAAATAGGTCAGTACAATATGGAGCATCCTGTAACTAAGAAGATGTCCATAAAAGAGCTGAAAGACGCTGTAATGAGACCGGATGATGAAAGAATATTCGTGGCGGCAGAGATGCTAAGACGTGGATATGTAAAATCTAAACTCCAGAAGATAACAGGAATGGATAAGTTTTTCATGGAAAAAATAGAGTGGATCGTAAAGCAGGAAGAACTCCTGAAAAGAATGACTCTAAAAGATATGGATATGTACACCCTTAGAAATTTGAAGAAAAAAGGTTTTTCTGACAGAGGAATAGCGGCTCTTATGAATGTGTCAGAATCAGATATTATCGCCAAAAGAAAAGAGCTTGATATAAAACCTGTATATAAGATGGTAGATACATGTGCAGCAGAGTTTGATGCTGTGTCTTCCTACTATTATTCGACCTATGACATTCATGATGAAGTGACCGTGTCTAACAAAAGGAAGATACTCGTTGTTGGTTCAGGACCTATAAGGATAGGACAGGGAATAGAGTTTGACTACTGTACGGTTCACAGTATAAAAGCCCTTCAAAAGATGGGAATAGAGACAATTATAATAAACAATAACCCTGAGACAGTATCTACAGATTTTTCTACGGCAGACAAGTTGTATTTCGAACCTCTTATCACAGAAGACGTTATGAATATAGTAGAGAAGGAACAGCCTGAGGGTGTCGTTCTGCAGTTTGGAGGACAGACAGCTATAAAACTTGCCAATGACCTAGCAGCGGCAGGAGTAAAAATAATAGGTACCTCTGCAGATAAGATTGATGAGGCTGAAGACAGAGAGAGATTTGAAGCCATGATGGAAAAACTGGATATAAAAAGACCGAAAGGGAAAGCGGTATGGACCATAGAACCGGGAATAGAGATAGCAAACTCAGTTGGATATCCTGTACTTGTGAGACCTTCCTATGTATTAGGAGGTCAGGGTATGGAGATCTGCCATGATGAGTACAATCTTGTAAAATATCTCGAAGCATCCTTTGACAGAGATCCTGAAAATCCAGTTCTTATAGATAAATATCTAAACGGTATAGAGATAGAGATAGATGCCATCTGTGACGGGGACAATGTTCTTATACCTGGAATAATGGAGCATCTAGAAAGAGCCGGAGTCCACTCAGGGGATTCGATAACTGTCTATCCTTCTAAAAATCTCTATGAAGGTACAGAGGTAAAAATCCTGGATTATGCCAAGAAGATAGCTAAAGAACTAGAGATAAACGGAATGATGAATATTCAGTTTATAGCATTCGAAAACGAGATATATGTAATAGAGGTAAATCCTAGATCATCAAGAACAGTTCCTTATATCTCGAAGGTAACGGGAGTCCCTATGATAGAACTGGCTACAAAAGTGATGCTTGGGGAAAAGCTGGCAGATATGGAATACGGTACAGGAATCTACAAGAAGCCAAAAGTATATGCTGTAAAAGTACCTGTGTTTTCAACGGAAAAACTAGGAAATGTAGAGGTATCATTAGGACCTGAAATGAAATCTACAGGAGAAGTCTTAGGAGTATCTGAAAGCCTGGATGAGGCTATCTACAAGGGACTAGTAGGAGGATACAGACTTAGCCAGATAAAAGATAAAAATGTCCTTGTTACTATAAGAGATAAGGATAAAGATGAGTTTTTACCTCTTGCTAAAAGACTCATAGGCCAAGGGTGTAAGCTGTTCTCTACATTGGGAACACAGAAATTCCTTGAGAAACACGGTATTACAGCGGAAAAAGTAAACAAAATATCTGAGGAAAATCCAAATATTCTAGATAAACTCAAAAACAGAGAGATTGACCTTCTTATAAATACTGCAACTAAGGCTAATGATGCCATGAGAGACGGATTCAGAATCAGAAGAACTGCTATCGAATACGGAGTGGAGGTTTTGACTTCACTCGATACCCTAAATGCAATTTTAAATATTATGGAGAAAAATATCCACCTTAACAAAGATCTTAAAGTGTATGATATATCAAAAATATAA
- a CDS encoding phosphoribosylformylglycinamidine synthase — MNYRIYVEKKDGFDVEAKGLLNELKEGFKLEKLQKVRILNSYDIFGITKEELKKAKKTIFSEVVMDKVYDNLDLKDEKYFAAEFLPGQFDQRADSAMQCLNLVSEKNQNVEVTSGKIIIFQGEITDEELEKVKKFYINPVEMREKNLAKLHIESVEKPSEVPFIDGFIDFSEDEMESFRSKEGFAMTLEDMMFVQCYFRNTEKRDPSETEIKVLDTYWSDHCRHTTFETRIKDIVFPKGRFHKVLQETFDQYLESREFVHGEKIDKKHISLMDMATISGKELRKAGKLNDLEVSEEINACSVYVDVDVDGITEKWLLMFKNETHNHPTEIEPFGGASTCLGGAIRDPLSGRSYVYQAIRVTGSADPLEKLEDTMPGKLPQKKITKGAAHGYSAYGNQIGLTTGHVAEIYHPGYKAKRMEVGAVVGAVPADWVRRESSAPGDIVILLGGKTGRDGCGGATGSSKEHTDESLATCGAEVQKGNAPEERKIQKLFRNPEVTKLIKKCNDFGAGGVSVAIGELADGLEIDLDVVPVKYEGLNGTELAISESQERMAVVIEAKDRDKFIELADKENLLATVVATVTDRNRLEIFWKGNKIVDISRDFLDTNGVTQENNVELEAPADSSPLEQELFSEKDGKERWLKMLASLNVSSQKGLMEMFDSSIGASTVLMPFGGKYQMTPTDLSVQKFPLLKGETDTASAISWGYDPTVSSWSPFHGGAYAVVESLAKIVAAGGEWSKIRLSFQEYFQKLGKDPVNWGKPFSALLGTLFAQKQFEIAAIGGKDSMSGTFNEIHVPPTLISFAVSPVKASEVISPEFKKAGNKIYFVKHNMTADLMPNVKTLKTNFNYMYENIKSGKIISAMTLKKGGVAEALAKMSFGNRVGVNIENLEENLFKLGYGSFVVEATEELTGKNIVFLGTTTEEEKIKVGDTVITLEEAEKTWLKTLEPVFPYETKEEKKEYLWTPYETKEIIVAKNKIADPNVFIPAFPGTNCEYDAKRVFEKAGATTSGMTFKNLTQKHINESIEEIVKELGNSQILMIPGGFSSGDEPDGSGKFIATVLSNPKVADAIAKFLERDGLILGICNGFQALIKSGLLPYGEIGKVTENSPTLTFNNIGRHISQMVSTKVTSNKSPWFSGIEVGSVHEIPVSHGEGRFFASEEVARKLFENGQVATQYVDFEGNPSSEFKFNPNGSVYAIEGITSPDGKILGKMGHSERMGDNLYKNIIGDKEQKIFVNGVKYFK; from the coding sequence ATGAATTACCGTATCTATGTTGAAAAGAAAGACGGATTTGATGTAGAGGCTAAGGGGCTTCTAAATGAGCTTAAGGAAGGATTTAAGCTTGAAAAGCTCCAGAAGGTAAGAATCTTAAACAGCTATGACATATTTGGAATTACTAAAGAGGAGCTGAAAAAAGCCAAAAAAACTATATTTTCAGAAGTTGTAATGGATAAGGTCTATGACAACTTAGATCTCAAAGACGAAAAATATTTTGCGGCAGAGTTTTTACCAGGTCAGTTTGATCAGAGGGCAGATTCAGCTATGCAGTGCCTGAATCTTGTGTCAGAAAAAAATCAAAATGTAGAAGTTACCAGCGGAAAAATAATAATCTTCCAAGGGGAGATAACTGATGAAGAGTTGGAAAAAGTAAAAAAATTCTACATCAACCCTGTGGAAATGAGGGAAAAAAACCTTGCAAAACTTCATATAGAATCTGTTGAAAAACCATCAGAGGTTCCTTTCATTGACGGGTTCATAGATTTCAGTGAAGATGAGATGGAATCTTTCAGATCTAAAGAGGGCTTTGCAATGACTCTAGAGGACATGATGTTTGTACAGTGTTACTTTAGAAACACTGAAAAGAGAGACCCTAGCGAGACTGAGATAAAAGTACTAGACACCTATTGGTCAGATCACTGTAGGCATACAACATTTGAGACCAGAATAAAGGATATCGTATTTCCTAAGGGGAGATTTCACAAGGTTCTTCAGGAAACCTTTGACCAGTATCTAGAAAGCAGAGAATTTGTCCACGGAGAGAAGATAGACAAAAAACATATCTCCCTCATGGATATGGCTACCATCTCCGGTAAAGAACTGAGAAAGGCTGGGAAGTTAAATGATCTTGAGGTCTCTGAAGAGATCAACGCCTGCTCGGTGTACGTAGATGTAGATGTAGACGGCATCACCGAAAAATGGCTTCTTATGTTTAAAAATGAAACTCACAATCATCCTACTGAAATAGAGCCTTTCGGAGGAGCATCCACTTGTCTAGGAGGAGCCATAAGAGACCCTCTGTCAGGAAGATCTTATGTATATCAGGCAATAAGAGTGACTGGTTCTGCTGATCCTCTTGAAAAACTAGAAGATACAATGCCAGGAAAGCTTCCTCAGAAAAAAATAACAAAGGGAGCTGCCCACGGATATTCTGCTTACGGTAACCAGATCGGTCTTACTACAGGACATGTGGCAGAGATATACCATCCTGGATACAAGGCAAAGAGAATGGAGGTAGGAGCTGTAGTTGGTGCAGTGCCTGCTGACTGGGTAAGAAGAGAGAGCTCGGCACCTGGAGACATAGTTATTCTCCTTGGCGGTAAAACAGGTAGAGACGGATGCGGAGGAGCTACCGGTTCTTCTAAAGAGCATACTGACGAATCCCTTGCCACATGCGGAGCGGAGGTACAAAAAGGTAACGCTCCTGAAGAGAGAAAAATCCAAAAGCTCTTTAGAAATCCAGAAGTTACAAAACTTATAAAGAAATGTAATGACTTTGGTGCAGGAGGAGTTTCTGTAGCCATAGGGGAACTAGCTGACGGATTAGAAATAGATTTAGATGTAGTACCTGTAAAATATGAAGGACTGAACGGTACTGAACTGGCAATCTCTGAATCACAGGAGAGAATGGCTGTAGTTATAGAGGCAAAAGACAGAGACAAGTTCATAGAGTTAGCTGACAAGGAAAATCTTCTTGCAACAGTTGTGGCGACAGTAACAGACAGAAACAGACTTGAGATCTTCTGGAAAGGAAACAAGATAGTAGACATATCAAGAGATTTCCTAGACACAAACGGTGTCACTCAGGAGAATAATGTAGAGCTTGAGGCTCCGGCTGACTCTTCCCCTCTTGAGCAGGAACTTTTCTCAGAGAAGGACGGAAAAGAAAGATGGCTTAAGATGCTAGCCTCTCTCAATGTATCTTCACAAAAGGGACTTATGGAGATGTTTGACTCCTCTATAGGGGCGTCTACAGTCCTTATGCCATTCGGAGGAAAGTATCAGATGACTCCTACCGACCTTAGTGTGCAAAAGTTCCCACTCCTAAAGGGGGAGACAGATACGGCTTCTGCTATCTCTTGGGGCTATGACCCTACTGTTTCCTCATGGTCACCTTTCCACGGAGGAGCCTATGCAGTGGTAGAATCATTGGCGAAAATAGTTGCTGCAGGAGGGGAATGGTCTAAGATCAGACTTTCATTCCAGGAGTATTTTCAAAAACTTGGAAAAGATCCTGTAAACTGGGGAAAACCTTTTTCTGCCCTTCTAGGTACATTATTTGCACAAAAGCAGTTTGAGATAGCAGCAATAGGTGGAAAAGATTCTATGAGCGGAACTTTCAATGAGATCCATGTGCCGCCTACACTGATATCTTTCGCAGTGTCACCTGTAAAGGCCAGTGAAGTAATATCTCCTGAATTTAAAAAGGCAGGAAATAAAATATATTTTGTAAAGCACAACATGACGGCAGACCTTATGCCAAACGTTAAAACACTCAAAACAAACTTTAACTATATGTATGAAAATATAAAATCTGGGAAAATAATCTCGGCAATGACACTGAAAAAAGGTGGAGTAGCAGAAGCCCTTGCAAAGATGAGTTTTGGAAACAGAGTAGGGGTAAACATCGAAAACCTTGAAGAAAACTTGTTCAAGCTCGGCTACGGGTCATTTGTGGTAGAAGCTACTGAGGAACTCACTGGAAAAAATATAGTCTTCCTAGGAACAACTACTGAGGAAGAAAAAATAAAAGTCGGAGATACGGTAATCACCTTAGAGGAGGCTGAGAAAACATGGCTAAAAACTCTAGAACCTGTTTTCCCGTATGAGACAAAAGAGGAAAAGAAAGAGTATCTCTGGACTCCTTACGAAACAAAGGAGATCATAGTCGCCAAAAATAAAATAGCAGATCCAAATGTATTTATCCCGGCATTCCCAGGAACAAACTGTGAATATGATGCCAAGAGAGTCTTTGAAAAGGCAGGGGCAACTACTTCTGGAATGACTTTTAAGAACCTCACACAAAAACATATAAATGAATCTATCGAGGAGATAGTAAAAGAACTTGGTAACTCTCAGATACTTATGATCCCGGGAGGATTCAGTTCTGGAGATGAGCCTGACGGTTCCGGTAAATTTATAGCAACAGTGCTGTCTAATCCAAAGGTGGCTGATGCTATAGCCAAATTCCTAGAAAGAGACGGTCTTATACTAGGTATATGTAACGGATTCCAGGCACTTATAAAATCCGGACTTCTTCCTTACGGAGAGATCGGAAAGGTAACTGAAAACTCGCCTACCCTTACATTTAATAATATAGGAAGGCACATCTCTCAGATGGTGTCTACAAAGGTGACATCAAATAAATCTCCTTGGTTCTCTGGTATAGAGGTGGGATCAGTCCATGAGATTCCTGTATCTCACGGTGAGGGAAGATTCTTTGCCAGTGAAGAGGTGGCAAGGAAGCTATTTGAAAACGGACAGGTGGCTACTCAGTATGTAGATTTTGAAGGGAATCCTTCAAGTGAGTTTAAGTTTAATCCAAACGGATCTGTATACGCTATAGAGGGGATAACATCTCCAGACGGTAAGATCCTTGGTAAAATGGGACATTCTGAAAGAATGGGAGATAACCTTTATAAGAATATTATAGGGGATAAAGAACAGAAAATATTTGTAAACGGTGTAAAATATTTTAAATAA
- a CDS encoding NUDIX domain-containing protein, protein MRLLKKSVHNSLKNLEGNPYVRRAARGIIIRGSKILLLYTKRYDDYSFPGGGVEPHEDLLEGLKRELAEETGARDIEVSDHYGIYEEFRPVRYEKFDFMHMISHFYTCTIAEELGKSDLEDYEIKNGMSAQWIDIHEAIAHNRDVMSKKDEKMGLSIERETHVLELIASEFLKL, encoded by the coding sequence ATGAGACTATTAAAAAAATCAGTTCACAACAGCTTAAAAAATCTAGAGGGAAACCCCTATGTAAGAAGAGCCGCCAGGGGGATTATTATCAGGGGTTCAAAAATACTGCTCTTATACACAAAAAGATATGATGACTACAGCTTTCCAGGAGGGGGAGTAGAGCCCCACGAGGACTTGTTGGAGGGTCTGAAAAGGGAGCTTGCTGAAGAGACCGGTGCCAGAGATATAGAGGTTTCTGATCATTACGGTATCTATGAGGAGTTTAGGCCCGTTCGTTATGAGAAATTTGACTTTATGCATATGATTTCCCATTTTTATACCTGCACCATAGCCGAAGAACTAGGAAAATCTGACCTAGAAGATTATGAAATCAAAAATGGAATGAGTGCCCAATGGATAGATATCCACGAAGCCATCGCCCACAATAGGGATGTCATGTCAAAGAAAGATGAAAAAATGGGCCTTTCTATAGAAAGAGAGACCCACGTACTAGAGCTAATAGCATCAGAATTTTTAAAATTATAA
- a CDS encoding carbamoyl phosphate synthase small subunit: protein MKAKLILENGMTFEGKAFGYFKETTGELVFNTSMTGYQELLTDPSYYGQIVVMTYPLIGNYGINLEDTESNSVKVRGLIVREEAKYPNNFRCEMTLDGYLKQHKVMGFKGVDTRHLTKVIREIGTCKAIITTEELTQKELKEKFDSFSNRYAVQEVTCPEKYVIPGEGKKIGVMDFGIKQNILRSFQKRGCELTVFPFGTTAAEILKHDLDGLFLSNGPGDPADLTETINEIKKVIGKMPVIGICLGHQLLAWALGGSTIKLKYGHRGGNHPVKDLHKNKIFITSQNHGYVVDKMPEGVEVTHLNLNDNSIEGMKNDELKVMSIQYHPEACPGPEDSGYIFDDFLEVLGK from the coding sequence ATGAAGGCTAAGTTAATCCTAGAAAACGGAATGACTTTTGAAGGAAAGGCGTTTGGTTATTTCAAAGAGACCACAGGAGAATTGGTTTTTAATACGAGTATGACTGGATATCAGGAGCTTCTAACTGACCCGTCTTACTACGGTCAGATTGTCGTTATGACCTACCCGCTTATAGGAAACTACGGTATAAACCTAGAGGATACTGAGTCAAACAGCGTAAAGGTGAGAGGTCTTATCGTGAGGGAAGAGGCAAAATACCCAAACAACTTCAGATGTGAAATGACTTTAGACGGGTATTTAAAACAGCACAAGGTAATGGGATTCAAGGGTGTAGACACAAGGCACCTAACAAAGGTCATAAGAGAGATAGGGACATGTAAGGCTATAATAACCACTGAAGAGCTTACTCAGAAAGAACTTAAAGAAAAGTTTGACAGTTTTTCCAATAGATATGCTGTCCAAGAAGTTACTTGTCCGGAAAAATATGTAATCCCCGGTGAAGGAAAAAAAATTGGGGTAATGGATTTTGGGATAAAACAAAACATACTTAGATCTTTTCAAAAACGTGGATGTGAATTGACTGTATTTCCATTTGGAACAACTGCTGCAGAGATACTAAAGCATGATCTTGACGGACTGTTCCTGTCAAACGGACCTGGGGATCCAGCTGATCTTACAGAGACAATAAATGAGATAAAAAAAGTAATAGGGAAAATGCCTGTTATAGGAATTTGTTTGGGACACCAGCTTCTGGCATGGGCCTTAGGTGGGAGCACAATAAAACTAAAATACGGTCACAGAGGTGGTAACCACCCCGTAAAAGATCTTCATAAAAACAAGATCTTCATCACATCTCAAAACCACGGCTACGTTGTGGATAAGATGCCAGAAGGTGTAGAAGTCACTCACCTGAATCTCAATGACAACTCAATAGAGGGAATGAAAAATGATGAACTGAAAGTAATGAGCATCCAGTACCACCCTGAAGCTTGTCCTGGACCTGAAGATTCTGGATATATCTTTGATGATTTTCTAGAGGTTTTGGGGAAGTAG